From Pararhizobium capsulatum DSM 1112, the proteins below share one genomic window:
- a CDS encoding PAS domain-containing sensor histidine kinase produces MSTAEFTQDSSANSVEQNKIINAIPVMAWSTLPDGTADFFNEHFLSFLGITSEVAHGWGWMTSLHPDELETLASVWSALIASKRPGETEARFRRSDGQYRWFLFRANPVYAEDGSVTRWYGTNTDIDDRKRAEEALRRSAAFLAQGQTLTETGSVWWKPLTQEIFWSDEAYRVAGYPKTQQPSVELMLGRCHPDDLAHVQEMVARAVENGANLELEHRLLMPDGEVKYVRLVLQNIGLDRSAPEFIGAVTDITQRKTAEELLRRSEMLLAEGQRISLTGTFSWQVDTDEITFSNELHRIFGFPKDTIVDFDRITERVYPEDLPLLAEKMSNVRSGSDNPDYEIRLRVSDQVKHVRVVGRIIKHLNGTTECLGAVQDVTAQRLAEEARDKLRSELAQIARVMSLSTMAAAIAHEVNQPLTGIVTNASTSLHMLSADPPNIDGAIETARRTIRDGNRAADVITRLRVLFKRGTSAVEPVDLNEAALEVVSLLSPDLQRHRISLRTELFEALPRVAGDRVQLQQVIMNFLRNSIDAIGDRSQHPRDIVVRTELGADRALRFSVEDTGCGIAGTDPDRLFDAFHTTKADGMGIGLSISRSIVEAHGGKIWGRGNSAIGAKFGFSIPGKPEHCLEEGADVFRAGRS; encoded by the coding sequence GTGAGCACGGCAGAATTTACCCAAGATAGCTCCGCAAACTCTGTGGAGCAGAATAAGATCATCAATGCGATCCCGGTAATGGCCTGGTCTACTCTGCCGGACGGAACAGCGGATTTCTTCAACGAGCACTTTCTCTCCTTTCTGGGTATCACATCCGAGGTAGCCCACGGATGGGGTTGGATGACTTCGCTGCATCCTGACGAACTTGAAACCCTCGCCAGCGTCTGGTCGGCGCTCATCGCTTCCAAACGTCCGGGAGAAACTGAAGCGCGGTTTAGAAGGTCCGACGGGCAGTACAGATGGTTCCTGTTCCGCGCAAATCCGGTCTATGCTGAGGATGGTTCCGTCACTCGGTGGTATGGCACCAACACCGACATTGACGACCGCAAGCGGGCGGAAGAGGCTCTGCGAAGGAGCGCCGCGTTCCTGGCGCAGGGGCAGACGCTTACCGAGACGGGTAGCGTTTGGTGGAAGCCGTTGACCCAGGAAATATTCTGGTCGGACGAAGCCTACCGCGTTGCCGGGTATCCAAAGACACAGCAGCCAAGTGTCGAGCTCATGCTGGGCAGATGCCACCCTGATGACTTGGCTCACGTTCAAGAGATGGTGGCGCGAGCTGTAGAAAATGGGGCGAACCTCGAACTTGAGCACCGTCTGTTGATGCCGGATGGCGAAGTAAAATACGTGCGCCTCGTCCTTCAAAACATTGGACTGGACCGTTCCGCGCCGGAGTTTATCGGAGCGGTTACTGACATAACCCAACGGAAGACGGCCGAAGAACTGCTTCGTCGAAGCGAGATGCTTTTGGCTGAAGGGCAGAGGATCAGCCTGACCGGGACATTCTCATGGCAAGTGGACACCGACGAGATCACTTTTTCTAACGAGCTTCACCGCATCTTCGGATTTCCAAAGGACACGATCGTTGATTTTGATCGTATCACGGAGAGAGTGTACCCCGAGGATCTGCCACTGCTTGCTGAGAAAATGAGCAATGTTCGATCGGGGAGCGACAATCCGGATTACGAAATCAGATTGAGAGTCTCGGACCAAGTTAAGCATGTGAGAGTCGTCGGACGTATCATAAAGCATTTGAACGGCACGACGGAATGCCTCGGGGCCGTACAGGATGTCACGGCACAACGATTGGCCGAAGAAGCCCGTGACAAGCTGCGCTCGGAGCTGGCCCAGATCGCCCGCGTCATGAGCCTTAGTACGATGGCCGCGGCAATTGCCCACGAGGTCAACCAGCCCTTGACGGGAATAGTGACGAACGCAAGCACTTCGCTGCACATGCTATCTGCGGATCCGCCGAACATCGACGGCGCCATCGAGACCGCCCGGCGGACAATACGCGATGGGAACAGGGCTGCCGACGTGATCACCCGGCTGCGGGTGCTCTTCAAACGGGGAACATCGGCTGTGGAACCGGTCGACCTCAACGAAGCAGCTCTTGAGGTCGTCTCTCTTCTTTCGCCCGACTTGCAACGACACCGGATATCTCTGCGGACAGAACTTTTTGAGGCTCTACCCCGCGTCGCTGGCGACCGCGTACAGCTACAGCAGGTGATAATGAACTTTCTTCGAAATTCGATCGACGCAATCGGCGACCGGTCGCAACACCCTCGCGACATTGTCGTGCGCACCGAGCTCGGTGCGGACAGGGCGCTCCGATTTTCAGTCGAGGACACCGGCTGCGGAATAGCAGGGACCGACCCAGACAGACTGTTCGACGCGTTCCACACCACAAAAGCGGACGGCATGGGGATCGGTCTGTCCATTAGTCGCTCTATCGTGGAAGCGCATGGTGGGAAAATCTGGGGAAGGGGTAACTCCGCGATCGGAGCGAAATTCGGTTTCTCGATTCCAGGAAAACCGGAACACTGTCTCGAAGAAGGCGCCGACGTGTTCCGGGCAGGCCGATCATGA